A single Pseudomonas putida DNA region contains:
- a CDS encoding ABC transporter substrate-binding protein yields the protein MHTYKKFLLAAAATLVMSANAMAAEKLRMGIEAAYPPFNNKDASGQVVGFDKDIGDALCAKMKVECEVVTSDWDGIIPALNAKKFDFIVSSLSITDERKQAVDFTDPYYSNKQQFIAPKNVDFKTDDKSLEGKTIGTQRATQAATWLDDHGGMDGKFKVNLYDGQENAYLDLTAGRVDAILADKYANYDWLKSDAGKNYEFKGEPVNDSDKVGIAVRKGDNELRNKLNAALKEIVADGTYKKINDKYFPFSIY from the coding sequence ATGCACACTTACAAGAAGTTCCTCCTGGCAGCTGCTGCCACGCTGGTGATGTCGGCAAACGCCATGGCCGCAGAAAAACTGCGCATGGGTATCGAAGCCGCCTACCCACCGTTCAACAACAAGGATGCCAGCGGCCAGGTCGTCGGCTTCGACAAGGACATCGGCGACGCCCTGTGCGCCAAGATGAAGGTCGAGTGCGAAGTGGTCACCTCCGACTGGGACGGCATCATCCCGGCCCTGAACGCCAAGAAGTTCGACTTCATCGTCTCGTCGCTGTCGATCACCGACGAGCGCAAGCAGGCCGTTGACTTCACCGACCCGTACTATTCCAACAAGCAGCAGTTCATCGCGCCGAAGAACGTCGATTTCAAGACTGACGACAAGTCGCTCGAAGGCAAGACCATCGGCACCCAGCGCGCCACCCAGGCCGCGACCTGGCTCGACGATCACGGCGGCATGGACGGCAAGTTCAAGGTCAACCTGTACGACGGCCAGGAAAACGCCTACCTCGACCTCACCGCCGGCCGCGTCGACGCGATTCTCGCCGACAAGTACGCCAACTACGACTGGCTGAAGTCCGACGCCGGCAAGAACTACGAGTTCAAGGGCGAGCCGGTCAACGACAGCGACAAGGTCGGCATTGCCGTACGCAAGGGCGACAACGAGCTGCGTAACAAGCTCAATGCCGCGCTGAAGGAAATTGTCGCCGACGGCACCTACAAGAAGATCAACGACAAGTACTTCCCGTTCAGCATCTATTGA
- a CDS encoding ABC transporter permease, giving the protein MNIDLHGFGPAMMAGTLMTVKLALCALLLGLVLGLLGALAKTSSIKPLQWLGGFYSTLVRGVPELLWVLLIYFGTVGLMNSLGEALNMPGLELSAFAAGVIALGLCFGAYATEVFRGAILAIPKGHREAGLALGLSKGRILSRIILPQMWRIALPGLGNLFMILMKDTALVSVIGLEEIMRHAQIGVTVTKEPFTFYMVAACIYLSLTVIAMTGMHFMEKRAARGFARAE; this is encoded by the coding sequence ATGAATATCGACCTGCACGGATTCGGTCCGGCCATGATGGCCGGCACCCTGATGACCGTAAAACTGGCGCTCTGCGCCCTGCTGCTGGGGCTGGTCCTGGGCCTGCTCGGCGCCCTGGCCAAGACTTCCTCGATCAAGCCGCTGCAATGGCTTGGCGGCTTCTACTCGACCCTGGTGCGCGGCGTGCCCGAGTTGCTCTGGGTCCTGCTTATCTACTTCGGCACCGTCGGCCTGATGAACAGCCTCGGCGAAGCCCTGAACATGCCGGGCCTGGAACTCAGCGCCTTCGCGGCTGGCGTCATCGCCCTGGGCCTGTGCTTCGGCGCCTATGCCACCGAGGTATTCCGCGGCGCGATCCTGGCGATCCCCAAGGGCCACCGCGAGGCTGGCCTGGCGCTGGGCCTGTCCAAGGGCCGCATTCTGTCGCGGATCATCCTGCCGCAGATGTGGCGCATCGCCCTGCCGGGCCTTGGCAACCTGTTCATGATCCTGATGAAGGACACCGCGCTGGTGTCGGTAATCGGCCTGGAAGAAATCATGCGCCATGCGCAGATCGGCGTGACCGTGACCAAGGAGCCGTTCACCTTCTACATGGTCGCCGCCTGCATCTACCTGAGCCTGACCGTCATCGCCATGACCGGCATGCACTTCATGGAAAAACGCGCCGCTCGCGGCTTTGCGAGGGCCGAATAA
- a CDS encoding ABC transporter permease: MNWEVIIKWLPRLAQGATLTLELLAIAVIAGLILAIPLGIARSSRHWYVRAVPYSYIFFFRGTPLLVQLFLVYYGLAQFDVVRSSSLWPYLRDPFWCTVLTMTLHTAAYIAEILRGALQSIPKGEVEAARALGMSRGKTLFYIMLPRASRIGLPAYSNEVILMLKASALASTVTLLDLTGMARTIIARTYLPVEIFFAAGVFYLVISFVLVQGFKLLERWLRVDACQGR; encoded by the coding sequence ATGAACTGGGAAGTCATCATCAAATGGCTGCCGCGCCTGGCCCAGGGTGCGACCCTGACCTTGGAACTGCTGGCCATTGCCGTCATCGCCGGGCTGATCCTGGCCATCCCGCTGGGCATCGCCCGCTCGTCCCGTCACTGGTACGTGCGCGCCGTACCGTACAGCTACATCTTCTTCTTCCGTGGCACGCCGCTGCTGGTGCAGCTGTTCCTGGTCTACTACGGCCTGGCGCAGTTCGATGTGGTGCGTTCGAGCAGCTTGTGGCCGTACCTGCGCGATCCCTTCTGGTGCACGGTGCTGACCATGACCCTGCACACGGCGGCCTACATTGCCGAAATCCTCCGTGGTGCGCTGCAGTCGATCCCCAAGGGCGAGGTCGAGGCGGCGCGGGCGCTGGGCATGTCGCGGGGCAAGACGCTGTTCTACATCATGTTGCCGCGCGCCTCGCGCATCGGCCTGCCGGCCTACAGCAACGAAGTGATCCTGATGCTCAAGGCCAGTGCCCTGGCCAGCACCGTGACCCTGCTGGACCTGACCGGCATGGCCCGTACCATCATTGCCAGGACCTACTTGCCTGTGGAGATCTTCTTCGCTGCCGGGGTGTTCTACCTGGTGATCTCGTTCGTGCTGGTGCAAGGCTTCAAGCTGCTGGAACGCTGGTTGCGCGTGGACGCCTGCCAGGGCCGCTGA
- a CDS encoding methyltransferase → MSTYLHSHQLHERFQALDQFLTEHQPLWKPRPFTALRLDWETEYPELAAHLRQCTLADAEADINPQGLPAPFPQLAAQAEQLSALGELPDTGLPNAGHRLDVNVPGRKWQQIEAFSRRLGFRQHTHHWLDWCSGKGHLGRRLLQPGQQLTCLEYNPELVAAGQALSDHHHLPATHVQQDVMATSSAQYLDHDKSVVALHACGELHVHLLRQASQQGCRHLAVAPCCYNRIPGEHYQPLSTAAQHSPLQLSMIDLGLPLNEAVTASVRVRHQRDCSMARRLGFDLLQREQRQCDEYLSTPSLPVAWLGKPFEQYCRELADLRKVELSGKPDWAALEAAGWQRLAEVRNLERLRNLFRRPLELWLVLDRALFLEEQGYDVRLGTFCDYPLTPRNLLLLAERDR, encoded by the coding sequence ATGTCCACCTACCTCCACAGCCACCAGTTGCACGAGCGCTTCCAGGCCCTCGACCAGTTCCTGACCGAGCACCAGCCGCTGTGGAAACCCAGGCCCTTCACCGCCCTGCGCCTGGACTGGGAAACCGAATACCCTGAACTCGCCGCCCACCTGCGCCAGTGCACCCTGGCCGATGCCGAAGCCGACATCAACCCGCAAGGCCTGCCCGCCCCATTCCCGCAACTGGCCGCGCAAGCCGAGCAACTGTCAGCCCTGGGCGAGCTCCCCGACACCGGCCTGCCCAACGCCGGCCACCGCCTCGACGTCAACGTCCCGGGCCGCAAATGGCAACAGATCGAAGCCTTCAGCCGCCGCCTGGGCTTTCGCCAACACACTCACCACTGGCTCGACTGGTGTTCCGGCAAGGGCCACCTCGGCCGCCGCCTGCTGCAACCCGGCCAGCAGCTGACCTGCCTGGAGTACAACCCCGAGCTGGTCGCCGCTGGCCAGGCCCTGAGCGATCACCACCACCTGCCCGCGACCCACGTCCAGCAGGACGTCATGGCCACCAGCAGCGCCCAGTACCTGGACCACGATAAAAGCGTGGTCGCCCTGCACGCCTGCGGCGAACTGCACGTTCACCTGCTGCGCCAGGCCAGCCAGCAAGGCTGTCGGCACCTGGCCGTTGCCCCTTGCTGCTACAACCGCATCCCCGGCGAGCACTACCAGCCGTTATCCACAGCCGCGCAGCACTCGCCACTGCAACTGAGCATGATCGACCTCGGCCTGCCATTGAATGAAGCCGTCACCGCCAGCGTCCGCGTGCGCCACCAGCGCGACTGCTCCATGGCCCGACGCCTGGGCTTCGACCTGCTGCAGCGCGAGCAACGCCAATGCGATGAATACCTGTCCACCCCTTCACTGCCGGTTGCCTGGCTGGGCAAGCCTTTCGAGCAGTATTGCCGTGAGCTGGCCGACCTGCGCAAGGTCGAGCTGAGTGGCAAACCGGACTGGGCCGCGTTGGAGGCCGCTGGCTGGCAGCGCCTGGCCGAAGTGCGCAACCTCGAGCGCCTGCGCAACCTGTTCCGCCGCCCACTGGAGCTGTGGCTGGTACTCGACCGCGCCCTGTTCCTCGAAGAACAGGGCTACGACGTTCGCCTGGGTACTTTCTGCGATTATCCGCTCACGCCGCGCAACCTGCTGCTGCTGGCCGAACGTGACCGTTAG
- a CDS encoding ABC transporter ATP-binding protein, producing MAQATPALEIRNLHKRYGEQEILKGISLTARDGDVISILGSSGSGKSTLLRCINLLENPHQGEILVAGESLKLKAAKNGDLIAADNRQINRLRSEIGFVFQNFNLWPHMSILDNIIEAPRRVLGQSKAEAIEAAEALLNKVGIYDKRHSYPAQLSGGQQQRAAIARTLAMRPKVILFDEPTSALDPEMVQEVLNVIRALAEEGRTMLLVTHEMNFARQVSSEVVFLHQGLVEEQGSPQQVFENPTSARCKQFMSSHR from the coding sequence ATGGCCCAGGCCACGCCCGCGCTGGAAATCCGCAACTTGCACAAACGCTACGGCGAGCAGGAAATTCTCAAGGGCATTTCGCTGACCGCTCGCGACGGTGACGTGATCTCCATCCTGGGGTCGTCCGGTTCCGGCAAGTCCACCCTGCTGCGCTGCATCAACCTGCTGGAAAACCCGCACCAGGGCGAAATCCTCGTTGCCGGCGAAAGCCTGAAGCTCAAGGCCGCCAAGAACGGCGACCTGATCGCTGCCGACAACCGCCAGATCAACCGCCTGCGCAGCGAGATCGGCTTCGTCTTCCAGAATTTCAACCTGTGGCCGCACATGTCGATCCTCGACAACATCATCGAGGCGCCACGCCGCGTGCTCGGCCAGAGCAAGGCCGAGGCCATCGAAGCCGCCGAGGCACTGCTGAACAAGGTCGGCATCTACGACAAGCGCCACAGCTACCCCGCCCAGCTTTCCGGTGGCCAGCAACAGCGTGCTGCCATCGCCCGTACCCTGGCCATGAGGCCCAAGGTCATCCTGTTCGACGAGCCGACCTCGGCGCTCGATCCGGAAATGGTCCAGGAAGTGCTTAACGTTATCCGCGCACTGGCCGAAGAAGGCCGTACCATGCTGCTGGTGACGCACGAGATGAACTTTGCCCGCCAGGTGTCCAGTGAAGTGGTTTTCCTGCACCAGGGCCTGGTTGAAGAGCAAGGATCGCCGCAGCAGGTCTTCGAGAACCCGACCTCGGCGCGTTGCAAGCAATTCATGTCCAGCCACCGCTAA
- a CDS encoding IS3 family transposase (programmed frameshift) — protein sequence MEQGVKRTQRDYSLSFKLAVVDQIEKGELTYKQAQVRYGIQGRSTVLVWLRKHGRQDWSQGASIRDERSCAMSDPKTLTPEQRIKELEQQLELMSQKAQFFETVVDVLKNDYGVSVGKKAIRQVLSQGQVAGLSIARACQFLGISRQAYYKRNRTADGKERQADQVVEFVQQVRMRQPRLGTRKLHYLLHCQPDKRFQVGRDRLFQVLGERRLLVLPKRAYHKTTQSFHRFYRHPNLLKPGPSQVVPTRPEHVWVADITYLPARNGPLYLSLVTDAYSRKIVGHHVHESLHAESVAQAFKQALRKRRRRQPLVHHSDRGIQYCSALYQSLHQRHDVQCSMTDGYDCYQNALAERINGILKMELLLSSPEDLEQARQMVDEAVQIYNTERPHMALKNKTPDAVHRAF from the exons ATGGAGCAAGGTGTAAAGCGCACACAGAGAGATTACTCACTGTCTTTTAAATTGGCGGTGGTTGATCAGATTGAAAAAGGCGAACTGACCTACAAACAGGCCCAGGTGCGGTATGGCATCCAGGGTCGGTCGACGGTTCTGGTATGGTTGCGTAAGCACGGTCGGCAGGATTGGAGCCAGGGGGCCTCGATCCGCGACGAGAGGAGCTGCGCGATGTCTGACCCCAAAACGCTCACTCCAGAGCAGCGGATCAAAGAGCTTGAGCAACAGTTGGAACTGATGAGCCAGAAGGCCCAGTTTTTTGAGACGGTCGTTGATGTTCTGAAAAATGACTATGGTGTTTCGGTCG GTAAAAAAGCGATCCGGCAAGTCCTCTCGCAAGGTCAAGTCGCAGGACTGAGCATTGCCAGGGCTTGTCAGTTTCTAGGCATCAGTCGACAGGCTTACTACAAGCGCAACCGAACTGCTGATGGCAAAGAGCGCCAGGCAGATCAGGTGGTTGAGTTTGTTCAGCAAGTCCGGATGCGCCAGCCTCGTCTGGGTACACGCAAGCTGCACTATCTGCTGCATTGCCAACCTGACAAACGGTTCCAAGTTGGCCGAGATAGGCTGTTCCAGGTCTTGGGAGAGCGCCGTTTGCTGGTGCTGCCTAAGCGGGCCTACCACAAGACAACACAAAGCTTTCATCGCTTCTACCGCCATCCCAACTTACTCAAGCCGGGCCCAAGCCAAGTCGTTCCGACAAGGCCGGAGCACGTCTGGGTTGCCGATATTACTTACCTGCCCGCACGTAACGGCCCGCTGTACCTGAGCCTGGTAACGGATGCGTACTCCAGGAAAATTGTTGGCCACCACGTCCATGAAAGCCTGCATGCCGAGTCAGTGGCGCAAGCCTTCAAGCAGGCATTACGAAAGCGACGTCGTCGCCAGCCATTAGTCCACCATTCGGATCGAGGCATCCAATATTGCTCGGCGCTGTACCAGTCACTGCACCAACGGCACGATGTTCAGTGCTCCATGACTGATGGGTATGACTGCTACCAGAACGCGCTGGCCGAGCGAATCAACGGAATCCTCAAGATGGAGCTGCTGTTGAGCAGCCCTGAAGATCTTGAGCAGGCGAGACAGATGGTTGACGAGGCAGTGCAGATCTACAACACAGAACGGCCCCATATGGCCCTGAAAAACAAAACGCCCGATGCAGTGCATCGGGCGTTTTGA
- a CDS encoding DUF3077 domain-containing protein codes for MSDAVKTIVTAGVETFLEAGNPTVDLLCVQPGIPIDHAYEHVSVLLGYIKHLVREGDMEDDHKLLGAADYLLALAKALMNDIEIAKNKVH; via the coding sequence ATGAGTGATGCCGTTAAAACCATCGTCACGGCAGGCGTGGAGACCTTCCTGGAAGCCGGAAACCCAACAGTGGACCTGCTATGCGTACAGCCGGGTATCCCGATTGACCATGCCTACGAGCATGTGTCGGTACTGCTTGGCTATATCAAGCACCTTGTGCGCGAGGGGGATATGGAGGATGACCACAAGCTGTTGGGCGCTGCGGATTATCTGTTGGCGCTGGCCAAGGCGCTGATGAACGATATCGAAATTGCCAAAAACAAGGTGCATTGA